Genomic segment of Enterobacteriaceae endosymbiont of Neohaemonia nigricornis:
AGAAACTATTTTTGAAAATAGATTTTTATATATTAATGAATTAATTAAAATGGGAGCAAAAATATATTTAAAAAATCAGACATTAACATGTTATGGTACTAATAATTTAAAAAGTGCTATAGTAACAGCAACAGATTTAAGATCAGCAGTAAGTTTAATATTAGCAGGATGTATTTCCATAGGAGTAACTATTATTAATAATATAAATTATGTTGATCGAGGATATGAAAATATTATAAAAAAATTATCTTTATTAGGTGCAAAAATTAAAAGAATAAAATAATAATTTTATTAAAAAATATGTTTAATATTTTTTATTTTTAATATAAGGTAAATATGTCTATGTATGCTATTTTTGATAATGGTGGCAAACAATATAAAGTTAAAATAGGTCAATTAATTAAATTAGAAAAATGTATGGGTAATATAGGAGATATTATTTATTTTAAAAAGATTTTAATGATATATGATAAACAAACTTATAAAATTGGCACGCCTTTTTTAAAAGCAAGTATCACTGCAGAATTGCTCTCACACAATAAAACTAAAAAAATTCAAATTATTAAATTTAATAGAAGAAAACATTTTCGTAAAACTCAAGGACATCGTCAAAATTATACACTTATGAAAATTATTAATATAAATAATAAAATTTAAGGAATATATTATATGGCACATAAAAAAGCTGGTGGTTCATCTAGAAATGGCAGAGATTCACATTCTAAACGATTAGGGATAAAATGTTTTGGTGGTGAAATAGTACAACCTGGTTATATTATTGTACGTCAAAGAGGCACTAAATTTCATGCGGGTAATAATGTAGGTTGTGGCAAAGATCATACACTATTTGCTAAAATTAAAGGTATAGTACAATTTGTTAAAAAAGGTATAAAAAAAAAAACATACATTAATATTATTAATAATTAATACATAAACAAAAAATAAATTTTATTAAAAAAATTATGGATTGT
This window contains:
- the rplU gene encoding 50S ribosomal protein L21 translates to MSMYAIFDNGGKQYKVKIGQLIKLEKCMGNIGDIIYFKKILMIYDKQTYKIGTPFLKASITAELLSHNKTKKIQIIKFNRRKHFRKTQGHRQNYTLMKIININNKI
- the rpmA gene encoding 50S ribosomal protein L27 gives rise to the protein MAHKKAGGSSRNGRDSHSKRLGIKCFGGEIVQPGYIIVRQRGTKFHAGNNVGCGKDHTLFAKIKGIVQFVKKGIKKKTYINIINN